Proteins from a genomic interval of Diaphorobacter sp. HDW4A:
- a CDS encoding MarR family winged helix-turn-helix transcriptional regulator, with amino-acid sequence MNNKDFTTPRRRVGFRLVGLSRRWRHLLDTRLAAAGLSDAVWAPLFHLSRLGDGISQSELAAAIGIDGSSLVRLLDMLVAQELVERQPHPTDRRIKLLNLTPKGRTTVQSIRKRLVVLEDELLVGLDDATLETLLSAFDVIDQRIAALHDQS; translated from the coding sequence ATGAACAACAAGGATTTCACCACCCCACGGCGTCGCGTCGGCTTTCGCCTTGTGGGGCTTTCGCGCCGATGGAGACACTTGCTCGACACCCGACTGGCAGCCGCCGGCCTCAGCGACGCCGTCTGGGCGCCGCTGTTTCACCTCTCTCGCCTCGGTGACGGCATATCGCAAAGCGAACTCGCCGCCGCCATCGGCATTGACGGCTCCAGTCTCGTGCGCCTGCTCGACATGCTGGTCGCCCAGGAGTTGGTGGAGCGCCAGCCCCATCCGACCGACCGCCGCATCAAGCTGCTGAACCTCACGCCCAAGGGCCGCACCACGGTGCAGTCCATCCGCAAGCGCCTCGTGGTGCTTGAGGACGAGTTGCTCGTCGGCCTCGATGATGCAACGCTCGAGACCCTGCTCAGCGCCTTCGATGTGATAGATCAGCGCATCGCCGCACTCCATGACCAATCCTGA
- a CDS encoding cytochrome b, producing the protein MQAALQNQPTRYSAGAKAFHWVLALALVTLFGVGLYMTGLPFSPQRLKLYNWHKWAGVTILALSVLRLLWRFTHRPPPLPEKVRATMPGWQQFAHHAVHFLMYALFFAVPLIGWAYSSASGFQIVLFGALPLPDFVAADPEFAKAIKPWHAYSAYALAALVVMHVAAVVKHQFIDRDGLLGRMLPGRA; encoded by the coding sequence ATGCAGGCAGCTTTGCAAAATCAGCCGACGCGGTATTCCGCAGGCGCCAAGGCCTTTCACTGGGTACTGGCGCTGGCGTTAGTCACCCTGTTCGGCGTCGGCCTGTACATGACGGGTCTGCCGTTTTCGCCGCAGCGTCTGAAGCTCTACAACTGGCACAAATGGGCGGGTGTCACGATTCTTGCGTTGTCAGTGCTGCGCCTGCTGTGGCGCTTCACGCATCGCCCGCCACCGCTTCCCGAGAAGGTGCGCGCCACCATGCCGGGCTGGCAGCAGTTTGCCCACCATGCCGTGCACTTTCTGATGTATGCGCTGTTCTTTGCCGTGCCGCTGATCGGCTGGGCCTACAGCTCGGCATCGGGCTTTCAGATCGTGCTGTTCGGCGCGCTGCCGCTGCCCGATTTCGTGGCAGCCGATCCTGAATTCGCCAAGGCCATCAAGCCATGGCATGCCTACAGTGCTTATGCATTGGCGGCGCTGGTGGTGATGCATGTGGCGGCGGTGGTGAAGCACCAGTTTATCGACCGCGACGGTCTGCTCGGCCGCATGCTACCGGGTCGTGCCTGA
- a CDS encoding YceI family protein, whose product MMSKKKSFSAFGAGVILAGSALLMAAPAAQAQQALVPAQSEIAFVSKQMGVPVEGKFKKFDAQVSFDPAKLATSKVAFTIDTGSATLGVKETDAELPKSVWFNVPKFPQATFQSSAIKSVGGGKYEVAGKLSIKGASQDVVVPVTLTQSGATTTAAGSFAIKRLTFKIGENEWADTSMVADDVQVKFKLALTGVPKI is encoded by the coding sequence ATGATGTCGAAGAAGAAGTCGTTTTCTGCATTTGGCGCAGGTGTGATATTGGCAGGGTCCGCGCTGCTGATGGCAGCACCGGCCGCGCAGGCGCAGCAGGCGCTGGTTCCCGCTCAAAGCGAGATCGCGTTCGTGAGCAAGCAGATGGGCGTGCCGGTGGAAGGCAAGTTCAAGAAGTTCGATGCGCAGGTGTCATTTGATCCCGCCAAGCTCGCGACCAGCAAGGTGGCGTTCACCATCGACACCGGCAGTGCCACGCTCGGCGTGAAGGAAACCGATGCCGAACTGCCGAAGTCCGTGTGGTTTAACGTGCCGAAATTTCCGCAGGCTACATTCCAGTCTTCGGCTATCAAGTCGGTGGGCGGGGGCAAGTATGAAGTGGCTGGCAAGCTGAGTATCAAGGGCGCAAGCCAGGATGTGGTGGTGCCGGTCACGCTCACGCAGAGCGGTGCGACGACCACGGCCGCAGGCAGCTTCGCGATCAAGCGTCTGACCTTCAAGATCGGCGAGAACGAATGGGCCGACACCTCGATGGTGGCGGACGACGTGCAGGTGAAATTCAAACTGGCACTGACCGGCGTTCCCAAGATCTGA
- a CDS encoding NADP-dependent malic enzyme produces the protein MTQNLSAAEAALREAALEYHRNPSKGKISVTPTKPLSNQRDLSLAYSPGVAYPCLDIEADPSLASEYTSRGNLVGVITNGTAVLGLGDIGPLASKPVMEGKGCLFKKFAGVDVFDIELAERDPDKLIEIIASLEPTLGGINLEDIKAPECFYIERELSKRMQIPVFHDDQHGTAIISSAALLNGLELVGKQIDKVKIAVSGAGAAAIACVDVMVGLGVKRENVYMVDSKGVIYDGRPGGLDESKQRYAQKTDARTLADVVNGADVFLGCSAPGVLSADMVKTMGDKPIILALANPEPEIRPELAKAIRPDCIIATGRSDYPNQVNNVLCFPYIFRGALDCGATKITEAMKLACVREIAALAKADVSDEVAAAYQGKELSFGPDYLIPTPFDTRLILRIAPAVAKAAQESGVATRPIEDIEAYRESLTRFVYQTSMFMRPVFAAAKANVQRVAYAEGEDERVLRAAQVAIDDGLAKPILIGRPAVIQARITKAGLRMQLGKDVEICNPEDDPRFRQYWETYHKLMGRDGVTPEAAKAAVRRSNTIIAALMVHLGDADAMLCGLVGKFDAHLGHVRDVLGLKEQATQLATVNAVMLDTGTLFIADTYINEDPTAEELASIALMAAEEVHRFGLPPKVAFLSHSNYGSSTRPSALKMRKARDLFQKLAPHIECDGEMHGDAALSEKVRHNTLLETTLSGSANVLICPNLDAANILFNVLKQTGGHGTTIGPILLGGGGAADVLTPSATVRRVVNMTALAAANAAGKHKG, from the coding sequence ATGACCCAGAACTTGTCTGCAGCAGAAGCTGCATTGCGCGAAGCCGCCCTCGAATACCACCGCAACCCTTCCAAGGGCAAGATTTCCGTCACGCCGACCAAGCCGCTGTCCAACCAGCGCGACCTGTCGCTGGCGTACTCGCCCGGCGTGGCCTATCCGTGTCTGGACATCGAAGCCGATCCGTCGCTGGCTTCAGAATACACCTCGCGCGGCAACCTGGTGGGCGTGATCACCAACGGTACGGCCGTGCTGGGTCTGGGCGACATCGGCCCGCTGGCCAGCAAGCCGGTCATGGAAGGCAAAGGTTGTTTGTTCAAAAAGTTCGCGGGCGTGGACGTGTTCGACATCGAACTGGCCGAGCGCGATCCGGACAAGCTCATCGAGATCATCGCCTCGCTCGAGCCCACGCTCGGCGGCATCAACCTTGAAGACATCAAGGCCCCCGAGTGCTTCTACATCGAGCGTGAACTGTCCAAGCGCATGCAGATTCCGGTGTTCCACGACGACCAGCACGGCACCGCCATCATCTCCAGCGCCGCCCTGCTCAACGGTCTCGAACTTGTGGGCAAGCAGATTGATAAGGTGAAGATCGCCGTCTCCGGCGCGGGCGCTGCGGCGATTGCCTGCGTGGACGTGATGGTCGGCCTCGGCGTCAAGCGCGAAAACGTCTACATGGTCGACTCCAAGGGCGTGATCTATGACGGTCGCCCCGGTGGCCTCGACGAATCCAAGCAACGCTACGCCCAGAAGACCGACGCGCGCACGCTGGCCGACGTGGTCAACGGTGCCGACGTCTTCCTCGGCTGCTCGGCACCCGGCGTGCTCTCCGCCGACATGGTCAAGACCATGGGCGACAAGCCGATCATCCTCGCGCTCGCCAACCCCGAGCCGGAAATCCGCCCCGAGCTGGCCAAGGCCATCCGCCCCGACTGCATCATCGCCACCGGCCGTTCGGACTATCCGAACCAGGTGAACAACGTGCTGTGCTTCCCCTATATCTTCCGTGGCGCGCTCGACTGCGGTGCCACCAAGATCACCGAAGCCATGAAGCTCGCCTGCGTGCGCGAGATCGCTGCACTGGCCAAGGCTGATGTGAGCGATGAGGTGGCCGCCGCCTACCAGGGCAAGGAACTGAGCTTCGGCCCAGACTACCTGATCCCCACGCCGTTCGACACCCGCCTGATTCTGCGCATCGCCCCGGCGGTCGCCAAGGCTGCACAAGAATCCGGCGTCGCCACCCGCCCCATCGAAGACATCGAGGCCTACCGCGAGAGCCTGACGCGTTTTGTCTACCAGACCAGCATGTTCATGCGCCCGGTGTTCGCCGCCGCCAAGGCGAATGTCCAGCGAGTCGCCTATGCCGAAGGTGAAGACGAACGCGTGCTGCGCGCCGCACAGGTCGCCATCGACGACGGTCTGGCCAAGCCGATCCTGATCGGCCGCCCCGCCGTCATTCAGGCCCGCATCACCAAGGCAGGCCTGCGCATGCAGCTCGGCAAGGACGTGGAGATCTGCAACCCCGAGGACGATCCGCGCTTCCGCCAGTATTGGGAGACGTACCACAAGCTCATGGGCCGCGACGGCGTAACGCCCGAAGCCGCCAAGGCCGCCGTGCGCCGCTCCAACACCATCATCGCTGCACTGATGGTGCATCTGGGTGATGCGGACGCGATGCTCTGCGGTCTGGTCGGCAAGTTCGACGCCCATCTCGGCCATGTGCGCGACGTGCTGGGTCTGAAGGAACAGGCCACCCAGCTCGCCACCGTGAACGCAGTGATGCTGGACACCGGCACGCTGTTCATCGCCGACACCTACATCAACGAAGACCCGACCGCCGAAGAGCTGGCCTCCATCGCGCTGATGGCGGCCGAGGAAGTGCACCGCTTCGGCCTGCCGCCCAAGGTCGCGTTCCTCTCGCACTCCAACTATGGCTCGTCCACACGCCCTTCCGCCCTCAAGATGCGCAAGGCCCGCGACCTGTTCCAGAAACTGGCCCCGCATATCGAGTGCGACGGCGAGATGCACGGCGACGCAGCCCTGTCCGAGAAGGTCCGCCACAACACGCTGCTGGAGACCACGCTCTCCGGCTCGGCCAACGTGCTGATCTGCCCGAACCTCGACGCGGCGAACATTCTGTTCAACGTGCTCAAGCAGACAGGTGGACATGGCACGACCATTGGGCCGATTCTGCTCGGCGGTGGTGGTGCGGCGGATGTGCTCACGCCTTCCGCTACCGTGCGGCGGGTGGTGAATATGACTGCGTTGGCTGCGGCCAATGCGGCGGGGAAGCATAAGGGCTGA
- a CDS encoding acyl-CoA dehydrogenase family protein → MNQSTSSASLIAPTDRYRTHEVRNQAQPASGFNAFSDDAVLTAAIAREAAWAQERCASLGALAGDAGVQELARLANRHDPELKTHDRFGHRIDWVEFHPSWHELMSLAWKHEVPNLTWRTSEQGGHYARAVLSYLWNQVEHGTACPTGMAYASFAGFSAEPALAIWAEKSKGTQYEFSRREVGDKPSVVIGYAMTEKQGGSDLRETQTTARFSHSADYHGATAHWYELTGHKWFCSVPQSDGFFTLAKVNGGVTCFFLPRTLPDGAFNRFFIQRLKDKAGNRSNASSEIEYAGTLAIRVGEEGHGIREILSHAHLTRLDFAVGSAGLMRQALTLALQHTTTRTAFGGAIADRPMMLNVLADMAVETEAATLLALRVAKATDGMETNAHEKLLARVATPAAKFFNCSRAPAIAYEALQCHGGNGFIEENPMARLYREAPLNSVWEGTANMMCMDVRRAMQRTPETRDALLADWKRIAGQDARFDRMAGNAGQLIEAALADEFLARPMTEAVARTIQGAELLQHSSTEVIDAFFATRVGQSGNDWGVHLGTMGGRVSADAARRIVGRANVFG, encoded by the coding sequence ATGAACCAGTCCACTTCCAGCGCATCCCTCATCGCGCCCACTGATCGCTACCGCACGCACGAGGTGCGCAATCAGGCACAGCCCGCAAGCGGGTTCAATGCGTTTTCTGACGATGCTGTACTCACCGCCGCGATTGCACGGGAGGCCGCGTGGGCGCAGGAGCGCTGCGCCTCGCTCGGTGCACTGGCAGGAGATGCAGGCGTGCAGGAGCTTGCGCGTCTGGCAAATCGCCATGATCCGGAGTTGAAGACGCACGACCGCTTTGGTCACCGCATCGACTGGGTGGAGTTTCATCCGAGCTGGCATGAGCTGATGTCGCTCGCGTGGAAGCATGAGGTCCCCAACCTCACTTGGCGCACCAGCGAACAAGGCGGCCACTACGCACGCGCAGTGCTCTCCTATCTGTGGAATCAAGTCGAGCACGGAACGGCCTGCCCCACCGGCATGGCCTATGCATCGTTCGCGGGCTTTTCGGCAGAACCGGCGCTCGCGATCTGGGCGGAAAAGTCCAAGGGCACGCAGTATGAATTCAGCCGCCGCGAAGTGGGCGACAAGCCGTCCGTGGTGATCGGCTATGCGATGACGGAAAAGCAAGGCGGCTCGGATCTGCGCGAGACGCAGACCACCGCGCGCTTCTCGCATTCGGCCGACTACCATGGCGCGACGGCGCACTGGTACGAGCTGACGGGCCACAAGTGGTTCTGCTCGGTGCCGCAGTCCGATGGCTTCTTCACGCTCGCCAAAGTCAACGGCGGTGTGACCTGCTTCTTTCTGCCGCGCACTCTGCCGGATGGCGCGTTCAACCGCTTCTTCATACAGCGCTTGAAGGACAAGGCGGGCAATCGCTCCAACGCGTCGAGCGAGATCGAATACGCGGGCACGCTCGCGATCCGCGTGGGCGAGGAAGGCCACGGCATTCGCGAGATTCTCTCGCACGCGCATCTCACGCGCCTCGATTTCGCGGTGGGCTCGGCCGGGCTGATGCGCCAGGCGCTCACGCTGGCGCTGCAGCACACCACCACGCGCACGGCCTTCGGTGGTGCGATAGCAGATCGCCCGATGATGCTCAACGTACTGGCCGACATGGCCGTCGAAACGGAAGCCGCAACCCTGCTCGCGCTGCGCGTGGCCAAGGCGACCGATGGCATGGAGACCAACGCGCACGAAAAACTGCTCGCCCGCGTGGCCACGCCCGCAGCCAAATTCTTCAACTGCTCGCGCGCGCCCGCCATCGCCTATGAGGCGCTGCAGTGCCATGGCGGCAACGGCTTCATCGAAGAGAACCCGATGGCGCGCCTGTACCGAGAGGCGCCGCTCAACAGCGTCTGGGAAGGCACGGCCAACATGATGTGCATGGACGTGCGCCGCGCAATGCAGCGCACACCTGAAACCCGCGACGCGCTGCTCGCCGACTGGAAGCGGATCGCAGGCCAGGACGCGCGCTTCGACCGCATGGCAGGCAACGCGGGGCAGCTCATCGAAGCGGCGCTCGCTGACGAATTCCTTGCACGCCCGATGACCGAAGCCGTCGCGCGCACCATTCAAGGCGCTGAACTGCTGCAGCACAGCAGCACCGAGGTGATTGATGCGTTCTTTGCGACGCGCGTCGGACAGTCCGGCAACGACTGGGGCGTGCATCTCGGAACGATGGGCGGCCGGGTCAGCGCCGATGCGGCGCGGCGCATCGTAGGGCGTGCGAACGTGTTCGGCTGA
- a CDS encoding nucleobase:cation symporter-2 family protein — protein sequence MSSSVHPVDEKLPLGKVTTLGLQHVLVMYAGAVAVPLIVGRALNLAPEQVAHLISADLFVCGLVTLIQAMGATQWFGIKLPVMMGVTFASVAPMISMAQSTGGQAGAGLIFGSVIGAGIISLLIAPLISRMLRFFPPVVTGTIIAVIGISLMRVGINWIFGNPVGPTAPSVPNPEHLKWLADAQANAGAPGSSLPPIPKGFAVVPTIPNPKYADLAGVGISGAVLVTILLIARFGKGFLANVSVLAGIVVGGIITAAMGLMDFNKVAKAEWFDLVLPFEIATPVFDPILILTMSLVMVVVMIESVGMFLALSDMTGKEVSQDDLTRGLRTDGLGTLLGGIFNTFPYTSFSQNVGLVAVTGVKSRWVCVAGGVILIILGILPKMAALIESLPTVVLGGAGLVMFGMVAATGIRILSNVDFQKNRNNAMIVAVSIGVGMIPLVAPNFRQWMPHAIHPLIESGILLASLSAVLLNIFFNGTSADTSAAVRAAAQADAH from the coding sequence ATGTCATCTTCCGTCCATCCTGTCGATGAAAAACTCCCACTTGGCAAGGTCACCACGCTGGGTCTCCAGCATGTGCTGGTCATGTATGCAGGAGCTGTCGCCGTCCCGCTGATCGTGGGCCGCGCGCTGAACCTGGCGCCCGAGCAGGTCGCGCATCTGATCTCGGCCGACCTGTTCGTCTGTGGTCTGGTCACGCTGATCCAGGCCATGGGCGCCACCCAGTGGTTCGGCATCAAGCTGCCCGTGATGATGGGCGTGACCTTCGCGTCCGTCGCACCGATGATCTCGATGGCGCAGTCCACCGGAGGTCAGGCCGGAGCCGGGCTGATCTTCGGCTCGGTAATCGGCGCAGGCATCATCTCGCTGTTGATCGCGCCGCTCATCAGCCGCATGCTGCGCTTCTTCCCGCCTGTGGTCACCGGCACCATCATCGCGGTGATCGGCATCAGCCTCATGCGCGTGGGCATCAACTGGATCTTCGGCAATCCCGTAGGCCCGACCGCGCCCTCCGTGCCCAACCCCGAGCATCTGAAATGGCTGGCCGATGCGCAGGCCAATGCCGGAGCGCCCGGCTCCTCGCTGCCCCCCATCCCCAAGGGATTTGCGGTGGTTCCGACCATTCCGAATCCCAAGTATGCGGATCTGGCCGGTGTCGGCATCTCCGGCGCGGTACTGGTCACCATCCTGCTGATCGCACGCTTTGGCAAGGGCTTTCTGGCCAACGTCTCGGTGCTCGCGGGCATCGTGGTGGGCGGCATCATCACCGCCGCCATGGGCCTGATGGACTTCAACAAGGTCGCCAAGGCCGAGTGGTTCGACCTCGTGCTGCCGTTCGAGATCGCCACGCCGGTGTTCGACCCGATCCTGATCCTCACCATGTCACTGGTGATGGTGGTGGTGATGATCGAATCCGTGGGCATGTTCCTCGCGTTGTCCGACATGACGGGCAAGGAAGTCTCGCAGGACGACCTCACGCGCGGCCTGCGCACCGACGGCCTTGGCACCCTGCTGGGCGGCATCTTCAACACCTTTCCCTACACCAGCTTCTCGCAGAACGTGGGCCTTGTCGCTGTCACTGGCGTCAAAAGCCGCTGGGTCTGCGTGGCGGGCGGCGTCATCCTGATCATTCTGGGCATCCTGCCCAAGATGGCCGCGCTGATCGAATCGCTGCCGACTGTGGTGCTCGGCGGCGCGGGCCTCGTCATGTTCGGCATGGTGGCCGCCACCGGCATCCGCATCCTGAGTAATGTCGACTTCCAGAAGAACCGCAACAACGCGATGATCGTGGCCGTCTCCATCGGTGTGGGCATGATCCCGCTGGTCGCGCCCAATTTCCGCCAATGGATGCCGCACGCCATCCACCCACTCATCGAATCGGGAATTCTGCTGGCGTCGCTCTCTGCGGTACTATTGAACATCTTCTTCAATGGCACCAGCGCCGACACCTCGGCTGCTGTGCGAGCTGCGGCACAGGCCGATGCGCACTGA
- a CDS encoding TetR/AcrR family transcriptional regulator yields the protein MAYRQTAAVEARLQDNRTRILQAARALVSEGGWQEAQVANVAATAGIATGTVYRYFPSKAELFAEVLSRVSQREVDVLSDIAASGGSAAERLHSMVTTFVLRAMRNPRLAYALIAEPCDKAIDEERLTYRAAISEVIRAVILEGQADRSMRGDVRADVACTVIVGGFMEGLIGPLSPLANASQLNEAEQRIEIAALSDQIAALACASVATPGR from the coding sequence ATGGCCTATCGTCAAACCGCCGCCGTTGAGGCACGTCTTCAAGACAACCGCACCCGTATTCTCCAAGCCGCCCGCGCCCTCGTCAGCGAAGGAGGATGGCAGGAGGCACAAGTGGCCAATGTGGCTGCTACTGCAGGAATTGCCACGGGAACGGTGTACCGGTATTTCCCGTCCAAGGCGGAGTTGTTCGCCGAAGTCCTGTCACGGGTGTCGCAGCGGGAGGTGGATGTGTTGTCCGACATCGCGGCTTCCGGTGGGTCGGCTGCTGAGCGCTTGCACTCGATGGTCACCACCTTTGTACTGCGGGCGATGCGCAACCCGCGACTGGCGTATGCGTTGATTGCCGAGCCTTGCGACAAGGCGATTGACGAGGAGCGGTTGACCTATCGCGCCGCCATCAGCGAAGTGATCCGGGCGGTGATTCTTGAGGGTCAGGCCGACCGCAGCATGCGAGGTGATGTGCGTGCCGACGTGGCCTGCACCGTGATCGTCGGCGGGTTCATGGAGGGGCTGATCGGGCCGCTCTCGCCGCTGGCAAATGCATCGCAGTTGAACGAGGCGGAGCAGCGCATCGAGATCGCAGCCCTCTCCGATCAGATTGCGGCGCTGGCTTGTGCGAGCGTCGCCACACCGGGGCGCTGA
- a CDS encoding FUSC family protein: MTNPERSVASHGRMLVQMLAPARLRESLSLNRPPSVRNATVAGMQATIAVVIAAIALHLSPWPHMAGFAALGGMAALFGRFASPSKRRSMVFTAGCMLTAPVAVLSSFALLGITPVGMLLLLSVVAGLLAAVAHRTQIGAPGAVIFVFAASAAISPISTGAEWAERVLATGAGALIATIICALTDHLRDLDVRLPPPPSVAMSAPLSATPPFSPGYAPQFAIRVAICAAISSLIAYAMDWSHPAWASIGAIAILQGVHLPGTIHRAWQRTLGTIVGAFIAWVILSAHPSFWQILLVVAIFQFVTEIIIGYNYALGQIAITPMALLMTALSGHSGATDMAVSRIYDTALGALVGIVFALVLSSLDERMHLARHHSRKA, from the coding sequence ATGACCAATCCTGAGCGGAGCGTCGCATCGCACGGCCGGATGCTGGTGCAAATGCTGGCTCCTGCGCGGCTGCGTGAGAGCCTGTCGCTCAATCGACCTCCGTCCGTGCGCAACGCCACGGTCGCCGGCATGCAGGCGACGATTGCCGTCGTGATCGCGGCGATCGCGCTGCATCTCTCGCCGTGGCCGCACATGGCGGGCTTTGCCGCACTCGGTGGCATGGCCGCGCTGTTTGGCCGATTCGCCTCGCCATCGAAGCGCCGCAGCATGGTGTTCACGGCGGGTTGCATGTTGACCGCGCCCGTAGCCGTGCTGTCGTCGTTCGCTCTACTGGGCATCACCCCGGTGGGCATGCTACTGCTGCTCTCGGTGGTGGCGGGTCTGCTGGCCGCCGTCGCGCACCGCACGCAAATTGGCGCACCCGGCGCGGTGATCTTCGTGTTCGCTGCCAGCGCCGCCATCAGCCCCATTTCCACAGGTGCCGAATGGGCTGAGCGCGTGCTCGCCACCGGAGCCGGTGCGCTTATCGCGACCATCATCTGCGCGCTCACCGACCATCTGCGCGATCTCGATGTGCGCCTGCCGCCACCTCCATCGGTCGCGATGTCAGCCCCCCTTTCGGCAACGCCCCCCTTCTCGCCCGGCTATGCGCCGCAGTTCGCTATCCGGGTCGCCATCTGCGCCGCGATCTCATCGCTGATCGCCTACGCAATGGACTGGTCACACCCCGCCTGGGCCTCCATCGGTGCGATCGCCATCCTGCAGGGCGTGCACCTGCCCGGCACCATCCACCGCGCATGGCAGCGCACGCTCGGCACCATCGTCGGCGCGTTCATCGCGTGGGTGATTCTCTCGGCTCATCCCTCGTTCTGGCAGATCCTGCTGGTCGTGGCGATCTTCCAGTTCGTCACCGAAATCATCATCGGCTACAACTACGCGCTCGGCCAGATCGCGATCACGCCGATGGCGCTGCTGATGACAGCCCTCTCCGGCCACTCGGGCGCCACCGACATGGCGGTCTCGCGCATTTACGACACAGCCCTCGGCGCGCTCGTCGGCATTGTGTTCGCACTGGTGCTGTCGTCGCTCGATGAACGCATGCATCTGGCGCGGCACCACTCGCGCAAGGCCTGA
- a CDS encoding YceI family protein codes for MRKFLFALAATAAFIGSAAQAQTATYAIDPTHTFATFEIGHFGASVNRARFDKKEGSVQLDKTAKTGKVELTLHIDSVNSGTAPFNKHLQSADIFDVEKFPTAKFVGDKFTFDGDKVVSVSGEMTIKGKTQPVTFKANQFACYESPMLKREVCGGDFETTIDRTAFGVDYGVQYGFPKNVRIVAQIEAVKQ; via the coding sequence ATGCGTAAATTCCTCTTCGCCCTCGCTGCCACTGCTGCTTTCATCGGTTCCGCCGCTCAGGCACAGACCGCCACATATGCGATTGATCCGACGCACACCTTTGCCACCTTTGAGATCGGCCACTTCGGCGCCAGCGTGAACCGCGCTCGCTTCGACAAGAAGGAAGGCTCTGTGCAGCTGGACAAGACCGCCAAGACCGGCAAGGTCGAGCTCACGCTGCACATCGATTCGGTGAACTCGGGCACGGCGCCGTTCAACAAGCACCTGCAGAGCGCGGACATTTTCGACGTCGAGAAATTCCCGACAGCCAAGTTCGTGGGCGACAAGTTCACGTTCGACGGAGATAAGGTGGTTTCGGTGTCCGGCGAAATGACCATCAAGGGCAAGACGCAGCCCGTGACCTTCAAGGCCAACCAATTCGCCTGCTATGAAAGCCCGATGCTCAAGCGCGAAGTCTGCGGTGGCGACTTTGAAACCACCATCGACCGTACAGCGTTTGGCGTGGACTACGGCGTGCAGTACGGCTTCCCGAAGAATGTGCGCATCGTCGCGCAGATTGAAGCCGTGAAGCAGTAA